A part of Neoarius graeffei isolate fNeoGra1 chromosome 22, fNeoGra1.pri, whole genome shotgun sequence genomic DNA contains:
- the LOC132870936 gene encoding gastrula zinc finger protein XlCGF26.1-like isoform X4 → MGVPDRARQTLPSGLEIQKSSIPDAGLGVFNKGETIPVGAHFGPYQGELVNREEARNSGYSWVIYRNMQCEEYIDAKREMHVNWMRYVNCACNDEEQNLVAFQYRGGILYRCCRPINPGQELLVWFEEEYAKEFSPAPTGTTRQQEVKNTLLQVFSCSICPCSYASQIYLDKHIQRCHYEEYVRPWESREIKYELQIPSRCSSSQSTSTDTLSSGTSHNNIQKGIHHCSQSGKNFGHQNALKTNQCSHTGEKPYHCSQCGKSFTELGALQRHQRIHTGDKPYHCSQCGKSFTLQSHLQRHQRIHTGEKPYHCSHCGKSFTQQSNLQQHRRIHTGEKPYHCSQCGKSFPQQSALQKHWRIHTGEKPYHCLQCGKSFPQQSTLQQHQRIHTGEKPYHCSQCGKRFTLQSYLQKHQRIHAGEKPHHCSQCGKSFTRQSDLQQHQHVHTGEKPYHCPQCGKSFTRQRSFQQHQRIHTGEKPHHCSQCGKSFTRQSDLQKHQRIHTGEKPYHCSQCGKSFTQQSNLQTHQRIHRGEKPYHCSQCGMSFTRQCHLQKHQRVHTGEKPYHCSQCGKSFTQQSTLQQHQRIHTGEKPHQCSQCGKRFTYSVTFKTHKCTNSETLHDLK, encoded by the exons ATATACAGGAAcatgcagtgtgaagaatacatcgacgccaaaagagagatgcatgtgaattggatgag gtatgtgaattgtgcctGTAATGATGAAGAACAGAACCTTGTGGCATTTCAGTATCgagggggaattctgtatcgttgctgtcgacccattaacccaggacaggagctTTTGGTGTGGTTTGAAGAGGAGTACGCTAAAGAATtcagtcctgcacctacaggaacaaccagacagcaag aagtaaagaacACTCTGCTGCAAGTTTTTTCCTGCTCCATATGTCCTTGTTCCTATGCATCTCAAATTTACCTAGACAAACACATCCAGAGATGCCATTATGAAGAGTATGTGAGACCTTGGGAATCAAGAGAGATTAAATATGAACTTCAGATCCCCTCCAGATGCTCCAGTAGTCAGTCAACATCAACTGATACTCTCAGTTCTGGTACTTCTCACAATAATATACAGAAGGGAATTCACCACTGCTCACAGTCTGGAAAGAATTTTGGTCATCAGAATGCACTCAAGACAAACCAGTgcagtcacacaggagagaagccgtatcactgctcacagtgtggaaagagttttactgaactgggcgctctccaacgacaccagcgcattcacacaggagataaaccatatcactgctcacagtgtggaaagagttttactcttcagagtcatctccaaagacaccagcgcattcacacaggagagaagccgtatcactgctcacactgtggaaagagttttactcagcagagtaatctccaacaacaccggcgcattcacacaggagagaagccgtatcactgctcacagtgtggaaagagttttcctcagcagagtgctctccaaaaacactggcgcattcacacaggagagaagccgtatcactgcttacagtgtggaaagagttttcctcagcagagtactctccaacaacaccagcgcattcacacaggagagaagccgtatcactgctcacagtgtggaaagaggttTACTCTTCAAAgttatctccaaaaacaccagcgcattcatgcaggagagaagccgcatcactgctcacagtgtggaaagagttttactcgtcagagtgatctccaacaacaccagcacgttcacacaggagagaagccatatcactgtccacagtgtggaaagagttttactcgtcagagaagttttcaacaacaccagcgcattcatacaggagagaagccgcatcactgctcacagtgtggaaagagttttactcgtcagagtgatctccaaaaacaccagcgcattcacacaggagagaagccatatcactgctcacagtgtgggaagagttttactcagcagagtaatctccaaacacaccagcgcattcacagaggagagaagccgtatcactgctcacagtgtggaatgagttttactcgtcagtgtcatctccaaaaacaccagcgtgttcacacaggagagaaaccgtatcactgctcacagtgtggaaagagttttactcagcagagtactctccaacaacaccagcgcattcacacaggagagaagccacatcagtgctcacagtgtggaaagaggtttacttattcagttacatttaagaCCCACAAGTGCACTAACTCAGAGACATTGCATGATTTAAAGTAG
- the LOC132870936 gene encoding gastrula zinc finger protein XlCGF26.1-like isoform X5 produces MESTITRALPQGTNFGQFHQPEVKNTLLQVFSCSICPCSYASQIYLDKHIQRCHYEEYVRPWESREIKYELQIPSRCSSSQSTSTDTLSSGTSHNNIQKGIHHCSQSGKNFGHQNALKTNQCSHTGEKPYHCSQCGKSFTELGALQRHQRIHTGDKPYHCSQCGKSFTLQSHLQRHQRIHTGEKPYHCSHCGKSFTQQSNLQQHRRIHTGEKPYHCSQCGKSFPQQSALQKHWRIHTGEKPYHCLQCGKSFPQQSTLQQHQRIHTGEKPYHCSQCGKRFTLQSYLQKHQRIHAGEKPHHCSQCGKSFTRQSDLQQHQHVHTGEKPYHCPQCGKSFTRQRSFQQHQRIHTGEKPHHCSQCGKSFTRQSDLQKHQRIHTGEKPYHCSQCGKSFTQQSNLQTHQRIHRGEKPYHCSQCGMSFTRQCHLQKHQRVHTGEKPYHCSQCGKSFTQQSTLQQHQRIHTGEKPHQCSQCGKRFTYSVTFKTHKCTNSETLHDLK; encoded by the exons ATGGAGTCTACAATAACCAGAGCACTCCCCCAGGGAACTAATTTTGGCCAGTTCCACCAACCAG aagtaaagaacACTCTGCTGCAAGTTTTTTCCTGCTCCATATGTCCTTGTTCCTATGCATCTCAAATTTACCTAGACAAACACATCCAGAGATGCCATTATGAAGAGTATGTGAGACCTTGGGAATCAAGAGAGATTAAATATGAACTTCAGATCCCCTCCAGATGCTCCAGTAGTCAGTCAACATCAACTGATACTCTCAGTTCTGGTACTTCTCACAATAATATACAGAAGGGAATTCACCACTGCTCACAGTCTGGAAAGAATTTTGGTCATCAGAATGCACTCAAGACAAACCAGTgcagtcacacaggagagaagccgtatcactgctcacagtgtggaaagagttttactgaactgggcgctctccaacgacaccagcgcattcacacaggagataaaccatatcactgctcacagtgtggaaagagttttactcttcagagtcatctccaaagacaccagcgcattcacacaggagagaagccgtatcactgctcacactgtggaaagagttttactcagcagagtaatctccaacaacaccggcgcattcacacaggagagaagccgtatcactgctcacagtgtggaaagagttttcctcagcagagtgctctccaaaaacactggcgcattcacacaggagagaagccgtatcactgcttacagtgtggaaagagttttcctcagcagagtactctccaacaacaccagcgcattcacacaggagagaagccgtatcactgctcacagtgtggaaagaggttTACTCTTCAAAgttatctccaaaaacaccagcgcattcatgcaggagagaagccgcatcactgctcacagtgtggaaagagttttactcgtcagagtgatctccaacaacaccagcacgttcacacaggagagaagccatatcactgtccacagtgtggaaagagttttactcgtcagagaagttttcaacaacaccagcgcattcatacaggagagaagccgcatcactgctcacagtgtggaaagagttttactcgtcagagtgatctccaaaaacaccagcgcattcacacaggagagaagccatatcactgctcacagtgtgggaagagttttactcagcagagtaatctccaaacacaccagcgcattcacagaggagagaagccgtatcactgctcacagtgtggaatgagttttactcgtcagtgtcatctccaaaaacaccagcgtgttcacacaggagagaaaccgtatcactgctcacagtgtggaaagagttttactcagcagagtactctccaacaacaccagcgcattcacacaggagagaagccacatcagtgctcacagtgtggaaagaggtttacttattcagttacatttaagaCCCACAAGTGCACTAACTCAGAGACATTGCATGATTTAAAGTAG